A window of Flavobacterium flavigenum contains these coding sequences:
- a CDS encoding TonB-dependent receptor translates to MITKKIYTLVVFLITFISFSQEKFTLSGTVTDFGNNESLIGVHIHIPELNIETYTNKYGFYSLTLPPGKYQLKIKHLGYQEVEKEMILKEDVKDNLFLKEDNEELKEVVIKEVRYKTNIKSPEMSVNKLSIFSIRKMPVVFGEVDVLKSILLLPGVTNAGEGASGFNVRGGGADQNLILLDEATIFNSSHVFGFFSVFNPDAVKNLKLYKGGIPARYGGRVSSVLDIYQKDGNSKEFHLSGGIGLVSSRIFAEGPIVKNKGSFLVAGRTSYAHLFLKLSEEQKDNAAYFYDLNTKLSYKLNENNSLFLSGYFGRDVFKLNKIFMNTYGNSTLNLRWSHLYSDKLFANLSLIYSDYYYGLDLNFIGFKWDSGIKNYTVKYDFEHYISDKFKLSYGINGIYYDFNPGKISPLSDEFTINPEQLDRKYALSLSPYIDAENKLSKKVTVYYGLRFSQFYRLGGSTINLYENNNAVVFNPDMEIYEKGTPISTKYYSKNEVIESYNNFEPRFSISYHLNDNQSIKASYNRMAQYLQLISNTSSPTPLDVWTPSDTYIKPQIADQVALGYFRNFNDGTYSLEMEIYYKKVKNRLDYIDGADLIANDAIEQVILNGQMRAYGLEIMFKKNEGKFNGWISYTLSKSEQQTPGRTPEETGINNGEWYNSAYDKLHNLAITSAYTLNRRWSFGANFVLQSGQPVSYPNSQYEYLGITVPGYGLRNENRLPAYHHLDISATLSLEKNENRKWKGEWVFSIYNLYNRQNAASINFRQNADTGYNEAIRTSIFGIVPAITYNFKF, encoded by the coding sequence GGGTACATATCCATATTCCGGAGTTGAATATTGAAACCTACACAAACAAGTACGGGTTTTATTCCCTTACACTTCCTCCTGGAAAATATCAATTAAAAATAAAACATTTAGGCTATCAGGAAGTCGAAAAGGAAATGATTTTAAAAGAGGATGTAAAAGATAATTTATTCTTAAAAGAAGATAACGAAGAACTTAAGGAAGTTGTAATCAAGGAGGTTAGATATAAAACAAATATTAAATCACCTGAAATGAGTGTTAATAAACTATCCATTTTTTCTATCAGGAAAATGCCTGTGGTTTTTGGTGAAGTCGATGTCTTAAAGTCTATTTTACTCTTGCCAGGAGTGACAAATGCTGGTGAAGGGGCTTCAGGTTTTAATGTAAGGGGAGGAGGCGCTGATCAGAATTTAATTTTACTAGATGAAGCAACCATATTTAATTCTTCACATGTTTTTGGTTTTTTCTCCGTTTTTAATCCGGATGCCGTTAAGAATTTGAAATTGTATAAAGGAGGTATTCCGGCACGTTACGGAGGAAGGGTATCTTCGGTTTTAGATATCTATCAGAAAGACGGAAACAGCAAAGAATTTCATCTAAGCGGTGGGATAGGTCTGGTTTCCAGTAGAATTTTTGCTGAAGGTCCGATAGTAAAAAATAAAGGTTCATTTTTAGTAGCAGGAAGAACCTCGTATGCCCACTTATTTCTAAAATTATCAGAAGAACAAAAAGACAACGCAGCTTATTTTTATGATCTTAATACCAAGTTAAGTTATAAACTAAACGAGAATAACAGTTTGTTTTTATCGGGTTATTTTGGTAGGGACGTTTTTAAACTAAACAAAATTTTCATGAATACTTATGGAAATTCTACTTTGAATTTACGTTGGAGTCATTTGTATTCGGATAAATTATTTGCAAATTTATCTTTAATCTACAGTGATTATTATTACGGACTTGATTTAAATTTTATAGGATTCAAATGGGATTCCGGAATTAAAAATTATACTGTTAAATATGATTTTGAACACTATATATCAGATAAATTTAAATTAAGTTATGGTATAAATGGAATTTATTATGATTTTAATCCAGGGAAAATAAGTCCATTAAGTGATGAATTCACTATTAATCCTGAACAATTAGATAGAAAATATGCGCTTTCACTTTCACCTTATATTGATGCAGAAAATAAACTTTCAAAAAAAGTGACAGTTTATTACGGATTAAGATTCAGTCAGTTTTATCGTTTGGGGGGATCTACAATTAATTTGTATGAAAATAATAATGCGGTTGTCTTCAATCCGGATATGGAGATTTATGAAAAAGGAACACCAATAAGCACTAAATATTACAGTAAAAATGAAGTCATTGAAAGTTATAATAATTTTGAGCCAAGATTCTCAATTTCGTATCACCTAAATGATAATCAGTCGATAAAAGCTAGCTATAACAGAATGGCACAATATCTTCAGTTAATTTCTAATACCTCGTCTCCCACACCTCTTGATGTTTGGACACCCAGTGATACTTATATCAAACCTCAAATTGCAGACCAGGTAGCTTTGGGATATTTTAGGAATTTTAATGACGGAACTTACTCATTAGAAATGGAGATTTATTATAAAAAAGTTAAAAACAGGCTCGATTATATTGATGGTGCTGATCTGATTGCAAATGACGCGATTGAGCAGGTAATTTTGAATGGACAGATGCGCGCCTATGGATTAGAAATCATGTTTAAAAAGAATGAAGGCAAATTTAATGGTTGGATTTCTTATACACTTTCAAAATCAGAGCAGCAGACTCCCGGCAGGACACCTGAAGAAACAGGAATTAATAACGGCGAATGGTATAATTCAGCTTATGATAAACTACACAATTTGGCTATTACTTCAGCTTATACTTTAAATAGGCGATGGTCATTTGGAGCTAATTTTGTTTTACAGTCTGGTCAGCCGGTTTCCTATCCAAACAGTCAGTATGAATATTTAGGTATAACTGTTCCTGGTTATGGATTGAGAAATGAAAATCGTCTGCCTGCCTATCATCATTTAGATATTTCAGCAACACTATCTCTTGAAAAAAATGAAAACAGAAAATGGAAAGGAGAATGGGTTTTTAGCATATACAATTTGTACAATAGACAAAATGCGGCCTCTATAAATTTCCGTCAAAATGCTGACACCGGTTATAACGAAGCAATAAGAACCTCTATTTTTGGTATTGTACCGGCAATAACTTATAATTTTAAGTTCTAA
- a CDS encoding DUF4249 domain-containing protein, producing MKKVILSVVFFILLLFTGCEEVVDVDLETAKPKLVVEAAINWRKGTSGAQQTIKLTTTTGYFEDEIPIVTGAVVYVKNSTNQQFNFTEVSNTGRYVCNNFKPVIGENYSLTIISNGNTYTASETLKSITPINNVAQYDAGQLAGIVVRAFYNDPADVDNYYLYKYTYSNKITSTYYADKDEFYQGNEFFSVSDDEDLKTGDEVEITHYGISKQYYNYMNILVSLAGNNIGGPFQTPPATVKGNIINTTDKSNYPLGYFSLSESVSRKYTVK from the coding sequence ATGAAAAAAGTAATTTTATCAGTGGTATTTTTTATATTATTATTGTTTACAGGATGTGAAGAAGTAGTTGATGTTGATTTAGAAACTGCCAAACCTAAACTAGTAGTAGAAGCGGCCATTAATTGGAGAAAAGGAACATCCGGTGCACAGCAAACAATAAAACTGACAACTACAACAGGTTATTTTGAAGATGAGATCCCAATAGTTACAGGTGCAGTGGTTTATGTTAAAAATAGTACTAACCAGCAATTTAATTTTACAGAAGTGTCAAATACAGGCAGGTATGTGTGCAATAATTTTAAACCGGTAATTGGCGAAAATTATTCATTGACTATAATTAGTAATGGAAATACCTATACGGCGAGTGAAACGCTAAAATCGATAACTCCAATAAACAATGTCGCGCAATATGACGCAGGCCAACTCGCCGGTATTGTTGTAAGGGCTTTTTATAATGATCCGGCAGATGTAGATAATTATTATTTATATAAATATACCTATTCCAATAAAATTACCTCTACGTATTATGCTGATAAAGACGAGTTTTATCAGGGCAACGAATTTTTTAGCGTTTCTGATGACGAAGATTTAAAAACAGGAGACGAAGTCGAAATAACGCATTATGGAATTTCAAAGCAATACTATAATTATATGAATATATTAGTAAGTCTTGCAGGCAATAATATAGGTGGTCCTTTCCAGACTCCTCCGGCAACAGTAAAAGGCAATATTATTAACACAACCGATAAAAGCAATTATCCGCTGGGTTATTTTTCGCTAAGTGAAAGTGTTTCAAGAAAATATACGGTAAAATAA
- a CDS encoding GyrI-like domain-containing protein, with protein sequence MDSRIETLTGKKLIGKHITMSFVENKTFQLWSSFMPERKKIRNSIDSNLYSLEVFPEGHFNNFDPKNTFEKWAAVEVSDLNEIPAGMESLLIPDGLYAVFIYKGPSTEAEKSYRFIFTEWLPDSKYFVDDRPHFAVMTENYKKDDPDSEEEIWIPVKNKV encoded by the coding sequence ATGGATTCCAGAATCGAAACCCTAACCGGGAAAAAACTCATAGGCAAACACATTACAATGTCTTTCGTCGAAAATAAAACATTCCAGTTATGGAGCAGTTTCATGCCGGAGAGAAAAAAAATCAGGAATTCTATAGACTCTAATTTATACTCACTTGAAGTTTTTCCTGAAGGACATTTTAACAATTTCGATCCTAAAAATACTTTTGAAAAATGGGCAGCTGTTGAAGTGTCTGATTTAAATGAAATTCCGGCAGGTATGGAAAGTTTGTTGATTCCTGATGGATTGTATGCTGTTTTTATTTACAAAGGGCCATCGACAGAAGCTGAGAAATCCTATCGTTTTATTTTTACAGAATGGCTTCCGGATTCAAAATATTTTGTTGATGACCGTCCACATTTTGCTGTAATGACTGAAAACTACAAAAAAGATGATCCGGATTCAGAAGAAGAAATCTGGATTCCTGTAAAAAATAAAGTTTAA
- a CDS encoding DinB family protein, which produces MLIENLRLLFNRDLNKLKEEIEAYQTENQLWVIDKNIANSAGNLCLHLIGNLNNYIGAVLGNTAYVRNRPLEFSSKDVQKDQLITKIEETILMVNNTLDILKEADLEAIYPQIVFEKEMKLGFFLMHLSTHLAYHLGQINYHRRLLDFDSVKDRKS; this is translated from the coding sequence ATGCTGATAGAAAATTTACGATTGCTTTTTAACCGCGATCTCAATAAACTAAAAGAAGAAATCGAAGCGTATCAAACCGAAAACCAGCTTTGGGTTATTGATAAAAACATTGCTAATTCTGCAGGAAATCTTTGCCTGCATTTAATTGGAAATCTTAATAATTACATAGGTGCTGTCCTCGGAAATACAGCTTATGTCCGTAACCGCCCTTTAGAATTTTCATCAAAAGATGTTCAAAAAGATCAATTAATAACTAAAATTGAAGAAACAATTTTGATGGTAAACAACACATTGGATATTTTAAAGGAAGCCGATTTAGAAGCGATATATCCGCAAATTGTTTTTGAAAAAGAAATGAAATTGGGTTTTTTTCTTATGCATCTTTCTACTCATTTGGCATATCATTTAGGGCAAATCAATTACCATAGGAGGCTGCTGGATTTTGATTCTGTAAAAGATCGTAAATCTTAA